A single Vanacampus margaritifer isolate UIUO_Vmar chromosome 7, RoL_Vmar_1.0, whole genome shotgun sequence DNA region contains:
- the LOC144055307 gene encoding calmodulin-regulated spectrin-associated protein 3-like isoform X3 — protein MVDSGPGEATTTTTTSTRKPFSVPEIPPLDRCDFGRAKIRASVRWLLCKSYGRADNVPVELREPLYKDQYDQEHLKPAMSKLLLSPEFYCRAQALLLQAHGTPASASQDSPSDNCALLHFLTKKGVAPQVQDVDVTEDDLSCNPIKMKAHLALIDSLMSLAAREIVDRVKMAAEAAHMGVGAPWENALLFWVNSLNQKLRESTEEEETPKQSQQRADPQPSQETHAIAFCLKESGNKPPVIRYRKDKVQSKLTPTFPLVTAVKDLSNGCAIAAVLHFYCPGALPLEDVCLKDTMSVADSLYNLQLIKEFCDSSLQSCCLLPLEDLLYAPPLLHLNIMSFVAELLEWFEIKRPDFVKPIQAIDLTDVSGLVFCTSPVSGNSNSGSPLFVFKQPFVTVPSPVPENKSWTKKQISRPLSAVTFSIPFGLDSDVDIVMGNPIDSVFRSVSTDSLGAGIPATTSLAGMTRVPYSPPEDLSHLVRASAPSQRSSWGPYVHPAPLGELPTVEEALHVAPGGKDRNKGRTAEKNVKGVLTTRPEPRLCPDGAPAGFFLHSPLEDNPQLSSSAPCRSGVIYRPVGGEASNNRGERKERQSRATDMSRDDDSVLRDGSVDSSEASDDTPRNAPGNMRPSKSNQEHCSANNSPRMTSFAERRDNRRRHPVASGEDFATTPTPTTPGTPHTPCTPAGTPSQKDSPGLKGPEPSSETWELGARLEEKRKSIEAQKRRIEAIFAKHRQRLGKTALLKMKREQGEGGGEENLSLEERLTHMEEQLKKEEEKERTEREADREKANASVSNPPRLEKQVTFSIDSKKGQEKEKVSEKEKGSDVILVEYNEIVQKLSDALQSLQKDMHKLTEQQQQLLGNQRPRSSQKVTPKSKPKSNTKASAKTPPPTPTKTPPRTPTKNPGMSTSKAWMIPTGPKTSSVSSPSRRTHTLSAATSPKTIVSSSCPAPRTKIHISSVPRSPKHQPRTQPHPRPSELKFPPLSRVLTPTHTVDTLPHLRRVSPSKCQVQTTLSFRIGGPRTPQEVSQPVLQPDDSTSDTASSETPTQFSLELEQDDVEGAVVPIPPHPRATSGSSSGAPSECSFESETLSISAAFSTGQARGGAGGAEKNCSMIEVSLSSLGGPEGGGDEPTDEGQDFSSDSMSDQLESAVEPGIVIASDAAEQLDSATEAGNSSDQQTESSEGQAKDDAETLGETDELGAKGGIGFFFKEDVDNEKEMAQRKAVLLERQQRRAEELKKRRQEQEQEKRMESSDKTASSPSNAPHVGNASPSCTPPATPARRGDFTRAEYALRHQLRIMDDLDKMLQQKSTNQGRSPVRKARTRARPRSVTREETQLSLSPAKKAIAPKMTKSHSSLNLAAADVPGNNDGDKKVQSRPDSPAGCVTPSKLAKQNGDWETGSNGTSPAPEYTGPKLFKEPSFKSNKFIIHNALSRCCLAGKVNESQKNKIVEEMEKSPANHFLILFRDASCQFRGVYTANPDSAELVRLTGVGPKTISSAQVESMYKYSSDRKQFSAIPSKTMGMSVDAFTIPGHLWYGGGAAAAAGGAGGSRRASITKKALASK, from the exons ATGGTGGACTCCGGACCCGGCGAGgccacgacgacgacgacgacgtcgACGAGGAAGCCCTTCTCGGTACCGGAGATCCCCCCTCTGGACCGGTGCGACTTCGGCCGCGCCAAGATCCGCGCCAGCGTGCGTTGGCTGCTGTGCAAGTCCTACGGACGTGCAG ACAATGTTCCAGTGGAGTTGCGCGAGCCTCTCTACAAGGACCAGTATGACCAAGAGCACCTCAAGCCGGCCATGTCCAAGCTGCTCCTCTCCCCGGAGTTCTATTGCCGGGCTCAGGCCTTGCTTCTCCAGGCCCACGGGACGCCCGCCTCGGCCTCGCAGGACTCGCCCTCCGACAACTGCGCCCTTCTGCACTTCCTCACCAAAAAGGGCGTGGCCCCACAGGTCCAGGATGTGGACGTCACAGAGGACGACCTCAGCTGCAACCCCATCAAGATG AAAGCCCACCTGGCCCTGATAGACTCGCTGATGTCGCTGGCCGCCAGGGAGATCGTGGACAgagtcaaaatggcggccgAGGCAGCGCACATGGGCGTCGGGGCGCCCTGGGAGAACGCGCTGCTCTTCTGGGTCAACTCG TTGAACCAAAAGCTCAGAGAAAGCACGGAGGAAGAAGAGACGCCCAAGCAGTCGCAGCAGCGCGCTGACCCTCAGCCCTCCCAGGAAACG CATGCAATCGCTTTTTGTTTGAAGGAGTCGGGGAACAAACCTCCAGTG ATCCGGTACAGGAAGGACAAAGTGCAGTCCAAGCTGACTCCCACCTTCCCTCTGGTGACCGCCGTCAAAGATCTGTCTAATGGCTGTGCTATAGCTGCTGTTCTGCACTTCTACTGCCCCGGCGCGCTGCCTTTAgagg atGTATGTCTGAAGGACACCATGTCAGTCGCCGACAGTCTTTACAACCTGCAGCTAATTAAAGAATTCTGTGACAGCAGTTTGCAGAGCTGCTGCCTTCTTCCCCTGGAAGATCTTCTCTATGCTCCGCCTCTTCTGCAT CTGAACATCATGAGTTTCGTAGCTGAGCTGCTGGAGTGGTTCGAGATCAAAAGGCCTGATTTTGTGAAACCGATACAAGCCATTGACCTCACAG ACGTCTCGGGTTTAGTGTTCTGCACGAGTCCTGTCAGTGGGAACAGCAACAG CGGGTCTCCTTTGTTCGTCTTCAAGCAACCCTTTGTGACCGTCCCTTCCCCAGTGCCGG AAAACAAAAGCTGGACAAAGAAACAAATCAG TCGTCCTCTGTCCGCGGTGACTTTCAGCATCCCATTTGGGCTGGACAGTGATGTTGATATTGTCATGGGCAACCCAATAGATTCTGTCTTTCGCTCTGTCAGCACGGACAGCCTGGGCGCCGGCATCCCCGCAACGACCTCGCTGGCGGGGATGACCCGCGTGCCGTACAGCCCCCCGGAGGACCTCAGCCACCTGGTCAGAGCTTCGGCACCTTCGCAGCGATCTTCTTGGGGGCCTTATGTGCACCCGGCGCCTCTGGGAGAGCTGCCCACTGTTGAGGAAGCATTACACGTGGCTCCGGGCGGTAAGGATCGAAACAAGGGAAGGACTGCGGAGAAAAATGTGAAGGGAGTTTTGACAACAAGACCAGAACCGAGGTTATGTCCCGACGGCGCCCCTGCTGGTTTCTTCCTGCACTCCCCATTGGAGGACAATCCTCAGCTCAGTAGCTCCGCCCCCTGCCGCTCTGGAGTAATTTACCGGCCGGTAGGTGGAGAGGCAAGTAACAACAGAGGTGAGAGGAAGGAGAGGCAATCGCGGGCAACTGATATGTCACGTGACGATGACTCCGTCTTACGAGATGGCAGCGTTGACTCATCGGAAGCGTCTGACGACACCCCCAGAAACGCCCCTGGTAACATGCGACCCAGTAAAAGTAATCAGGAACACTGCAGTGCCAACAACAGCCCACGCATGACAAGCTTTGCAGAGCGACGGGACAACAGAAGACGACATCCCGTAGCTTCTGGGGAAGACTTCGCCACGACCCCGACACCAACCACCCCGGGAACGCCGCACACTCCCTGCACACCGGCAGGAACTCCGAGTCAGAAGGACAGCCCGGGTCTCAAGGGTCCCGAGCCCAGTTCGGAGACGTGGGAGCTGGGAGCTCGTCTGGAGGAAAAACGCAAAAGCATCGAAGCTCAAAAGAGACGAATTGAGGCCATCTTCGCCAAGCACCGACAAAGGCTGGGAAAAACCGCTTTGCTGAAAATGAAACGAGAGCaaggagagggagggggggaggagAATCTCTCTCTGGAGGAGCGACTCACTCACATGGAGGAGCAGCTGaaaaaggaggaagaaaaggaaagGACAGAGAGGGAGGCAGACAGGGAGAAAGCCAACGCATCTGTCTCGAACCCTCCGCGGCTGGAGAAGCAGGTCACATTCTCTATTGACAGTAAGAAAGGACAAGAGAAGGAAAAAGTATCGGAGAAAGAGAAAGGCAGCGATGTCATCCTTGTGGAGTACAACGAAATTGTCCAGAAACTGAGTGACGCTTTGCAGTCACTGCAGAAGGACATGCACAAACTAActgaacagcagcagcagcttctGGGCAACCAAAGACCAAGAAGCTCCCAAAAAGTCACCCCCAAGTCAAAACCTAAAAGTAACACTAAGGCATCTGCCAAAACTCCTCCTCCCACACCCACAAAGACGCCCCCAAGAACCCCTACCAAGAATCCCGGCATGAGCACCAGCAAAGCCTGGATGATTCCGACCGGTCCCAAAACTTCCTCCGTGTCTTCACCGTCCCGACGGACGCACACTCTCTCTGCCGCTACTTCGCCAAAAACAATCGTCTCCTCCTCCTGTCCTGCCCCCCGCACCAAAATCCACATCTCTTCTGTCCCCCGCAGCCCCAAACACCAACCAAGAACGCAACCCCATCCACGACCCTCGGAGCTCAAGTTTCCCCCTCTCAGTCGTGTCTTGACCCCAACTCACACCGTGGACACCCTCCCACACTTACGCAGAGTGTCACCCAGCAAGTGTCAAGTTCAAACAACGTTGTCCTTCCGCATCGGCGGACCTCGAACTCCTCAGGAGGTTTCTCAGCCAGTGCTGCAACCCGACGATAGCACCTCAGACACCGCGTCCAGCGAGACGCCAACGCAGTTTAGCCTGGAGCTCGAGCAGGATGACGTCGAGGGGGCCGTCGTGCCCATACCGCCTCACCCGAGGGCCACGAGTGGCAGCAGCTCCGGAGCTCCCTCTGAATGCTCTTTTGAGAGCGAGACTTTATCGATTTCTGCTGCATTCAGCACAGGACAGGCCAGAGGCGGAGCTGGAGGCGCCGAGAAGAATTGCAGTATGATTGAGGTGTCGCTCTCCTCCCTCGGAGGACCAGAAGGAGGCGGTGACGAACCAACGGATGAGGGGCAGGACTTTTCTTCCGACTCCATGAGTGACCAACTAGAATCCGCGGTGGAACCAGGCATCGTCATCGCTTCCGATGCCGCGGAGCAGTTGGATTCAGCCACAGAAGCTGGGAACTCTTCGGACCAACAAACGGAATCCAGCGAAGGCCAAGCAAAGGACGACGCGGAAACACTTGGAGAAACTGATGAGCTTGGAGCCAAAGGAGGGATAGGATTCTTCTTCAAG GAAGATGTAGACAACGAAAAGGAGATGGCCCAGCGCAAAGCTGTCCTTTTAGAGAGGCAGCAAAGGAGAGCTGAGGAGCTGAAGAAGCGGCGACAGGAGCAAGAACAGGAAAAAAG AATGGAATCTTCCGACAAGACCGCTTCCTCTCCCTCCAACGCACCTCACGTTGGGAACGCCTCCCCCTCTTGCACTCCTCCGGCCACTCCAGCCCGGCGTGGAGATTTCACGCGAGCCGAGTACGCCCTCCGGCATCAGCTCCGGATCATGGACGACCTGGACAAGATGTTGCAGCAGAAATCAACCAACCAGGGACGCTCGCCTGTCAGGAAGGCGCGGACGCGGGCACGGCCTCGCAGCGTCACTAGGGAGGAAACCCAGCTGTCACTGAGCCCCGCCAAGAAAGCCATTG CCCCTAAGATGACCAAATCGCACTCGTCACTCAACCTGGCAGCTGCAGATGTGCCTGGAAACAATGATGGGGATAAGAAAGTGCAAAG CCGACCTGATTCACCTGCTGGATGCGTGACGCCGAGCAAACTTGCAAAGCAGAACGGAGACTGGGAAACCGGTTCAAATGGAACCTCGCCTGCCCCAGAATACACAG GTCCAAAGCTTTTCAAAGAACCGAGCTTCAAGTCCAATAAGTTCATCATCCACAACGCTCTGTCTCGTTGCTGCTTGGCCGGGAAGGTCAACGagtcccaaaaaaacaagattgttGAG GAGATGGAGAAGAGCCCCGCCAACCACTTCCTCATCCTCTTCCGAGACGCCAGCTGCCAGTTCCGCGGCGTCTACACGGCCAACCCCGATTCGGCGGAGCTTGTGCGCTTGACCGGCGTGGGCCCCAAGACCATAAGCTCGGCCCAGGTGGAATCCATGTACAAGTACAGCTCGGACCGCAAGCAGTTCAGCGCCATCCCCTCGAAGACCATGGGCATGAGCGTGGATGCATTTACCATCCCTGGACACTTGTGGTACGGCGgaggggcggcggcggctgcgggAGGAGCAGGAGGCAGCAGGAGGGCGAGCATCACCAAGAAGGCGCTGGCTTCCAAGTGA
- the LOC144055307 gene encoding calmodulin-regulated spectrin-associated protein 3-like isoform X7, which translates to MVDSGPGEATTTTTTSTRKPFSVPEIPPLDRCDFGRAKIRASVRWLLCKSYGRADNVPVELREPLYKDQYDQEHLKPAMSKLLLSPEFYCRAQALLLQAHGTPASASQDSPSDNCALLHFLTKKGVAPQVQDVDVTEDDLSCNPIKMKAHLALIDSLMSLAAREIVDRVKMAAEAAHMGVGAPWENALLFWVNSLNQKLRESTEEEETPKQSQQRADPQPSQETQGPPTRWYWKLVPHAIAFCLKESGNKPPVIRYRKDKVQSKLTPTFPLVTAVKDLSNGCAIAAVLHFYCPGALPLEDVCLKDTMSVADSLYNLQLIKEFCDSSLQSCCLLPLEDLLYAPPLLHLNIMSFVAELLEWFEIKRPDFVKPIQAIDLTDVSGLVFCTSPVSGNSNSGSPLFVFKQPFVTVPSPVPENKSWTKKQISTDSLGAGIPATTSLAGMTRVPYSPPEDLSHLVRASAPSQRSSWGPYVHPAPLGELPTVEEALHVAPGGKDRNKGRTAEKNVKGVLTTRPEPRLCPDGAPAGFFLHSPLEDNPQLSSSAPCRSGVIYRPVGGEASNNRGERKERQSRATDMSRDDDSVLRDGSVDSSEASDDTPRNAPGNMRPSKSNQEHCSANNSPRMTSFAERRDNRRRHPVASGEDFATTPTPTTPGTPHTPCTPAGTPSQKDSPGLKGPEPSSETWELGARLEEKRKSIEAQKRRIEAIFAKHRQRLGKTALLKMKREQGEGGGEENLSLEERLTHMEEQLKKEEEKERTEREADREKANASVSNPPRLEKQVTFSIDSKKGQEKEKVSEKEKGSDVILVEYNEIVQKLSDALQSLQKDMHKLTEQQQQLLGNQRPRSSQKVTPKSKPKSNTKASAKTPPPTPTKTPPRTPTKNPGMSTSKAWMIPTGPKTSSVSSPSRRTHTLSAATSPKTIVSSSCPAPRTKIHISSVPRSPKHQPRTQPHPRPSELKFPPLSRVLTPTHTVDTLPHLRRVSPSKCQVQTTLSFRIGGPRTPQEVSQPVLQPDDSTSDTASSETPTQFSLELEQDDVEGAVVPIPPHPRATSGSSSGAPSECSFESETLSISAAFSTGQARGGAGGAEKNCSMIEVSLSSLGGPEGGGDEPTDEGQDFSSDSMSDQLESAVEPGIVIASDAAEQLDSATEAGNSSDQQTESSEGQAKDDAETLGETDELGAKGGIGFFFKEDVDNEKEMAQRKAVLLERQQRRAEELKKRRQEQEQEKRMESSDKTASSPSNAPHVGNASPSCTPPATPARRGDFTRAEYALRHQLRIMDDLDKMLQQKSTNQGRSPVRKARTRARPRSVTREETQLSLSPAKKAIAPKMTKSHSSLNLAAADVPGNNDGDKKVQSRPDSPAGCVTPSKLAKQNGDWETGSNGTSPAPEYTGPKLFKEPSFKSNKFIIHNALSRCCLAGKVNESQKNKIVEEMEKSPANHFLILFRDASCQFRGVYTANPDSAELVRLTGVGPKTISSAQVESMYKYSSDRKQFSAIPSKTMGMSVDAFTIPGHLWYGGGAAAAAGGAGGSRRASITKKALASK; encoded by the exons ATGGTGGACTCCGGACCCGGCGAGgccacgacgacgacgacgacgtcgACGAGGAAGCCCTTCTCGGTACCGGAGATCCCCCCTCTGGACCGGTGCGACTTCGGCCGCGCCAAGATCCGCGCCAGCGTGCGTTGGCTGCTGTGCAAGTCCTACGGACGTGCAG ACAATGTTCCAGTGGAGTTGCGCGAGCCTCTCTACAAGGACCAGTATGACCAAGAGCACCTCAAGCCGGCCATGTCCAAGCTGCTCCTCTCCCCGGAGTTCTATTGCCGGGCTCAGGCCTTGCTTCTCCAGGCCCACGGGACGCCCGCCTCGGCCTCGCAGGACTCGCCCTCCGACAACTGCGCCCTTCTGCACTTCCTCACCAAAAAGGGCGTGGCCCCACAGGTCCAGGATGTGGACGTCACAGAGGACGACCTCAGCTGCAACCCCATCAAGATG AAAGCCCACCTGGCCCTGATAGACTCGCTGATGTCGCTGGCCGCCAGGGAGATCGTGGACAgagtcaaaatggcggccgAGGCAGCGCACATGGGCGTCGGGGCGCCCTGGGAGAACGCGCTGCTCTTCTGGGTCAACTCG TTGAACCAAAAGCTCAGAGAAAGCACGGAGGAAGAAGAGACGCCCAAGCAGTCGCAGCAGCGCGCTGACCCTCAGCCCTCCCAGGAAACG CAGGGCCCGCCCACCCGTTGGTACTGGAAGCTCGTCCCC CATGCAATCGCTTTTTGTTTGAAGGAGTCGGGGAACAAACCTCCAGTG ATCCGGTACAGGAAGGACAAAGTGCAGTCCAAGCTGACTCCCACCTTCCCTCTGGTGACCGCCGTCAAAGATCTGTCTAATGGCTGTGCTATAGCTGCTGTTCTGCACTTCTACTGCCCCGGCGCGCTGCCTTTAgagg atGTATGTCTGAAGGACACCATGTCAGTCGCCGACAGTCTTTACAACCTGCAGCTAATTAAAGAATTCTGTGACAGCAGTTTGCAGAGCTGCTGCCTTCTTCCCCTGGAAGATCTTCTCTATGCTCCGCCTCTTCTGCAT CTGAACATCATGAGTTTCGTAGCTGAGCTGCTGGAGTGGTTCGAGATCAAAAGGCCTGATTTTGTGAAACCGATACAAGCCATTGACCTCACAG ACGTCTCGGGTTTAGTGTTCTGCACGAGTCCTGTCAGTGGGAACAGCAACAG CGGGTCTCCTTTGTTCGTCTTCAAGCAACCCTTTGTGACCGTCCCTTCCCCAGTGCCGG AAAACAAAAGCTGGACAAAGAAACAAATCAG CACGGACAGCCTGGGCGCCGGCATCCCCGCAACGACCTCGCTGGCGGGGATGACCCGCGTGCCGTACAGCCCCCCGGAGGACCTCAGCCACCTGGTCAGAGCTTCGGCACCTTCGCAGCGATCTTCTTGGGGGCCTTATGTGCACCCGGCGCCTCTGGGAGAGCTGCCCACTGTTGAGGAAGCATTACACGTGGCTCCGGGCGGTAAGGATCGAAACAAGGGAAGGACTGCGGAGAAAAATGTGAAGGGAGTTTTGACAACAAGACCAGAACCGAGGTTATGTCCCGACGGCGCCCCTGCTGGTTTCTTCCTGCACTCCCCATTGGAGGACAATCCTCAGCTCAGTAGCTCCGCCCCCTGCCGCTCTGGAGTAATTTACCGGCCGGTAGGTGGAGAGGCAAGTAACAACAGAGGTGAGAGGAAGGAGAGGCAATCGCGGGCAACTGATATGTCACGTGACGATGACTCCGTCTTACGAGATGGCAGCGTTGACTCATCGGAAGCGTCTGACGACACCCCCAGAAACGCCCCTGGTAACATGCGACCCAGTAAAAGTAATCAGGAACACTGCAGTGCCAACAACAGCCCACGCATGACAAGCTTTGCAGAGCGACGGGACAACAGAAGACGACATCCCGTAGCTTCTGGGGAAGACTTCGCCACGACCCCGACACCAACCACCCCGGGAACGCCGCACACTCCCTGCACACCGGCAGGAACTCCGAGTCAGAAGGACAGCCCGGGTCTCAAGGGTCCCGAGCCCAGTTCGGAGACGTGGGAGCTGGGAGCTCGTCTGGAGGAAAAACGCAAAAGCATCGAAGCTCAAAAGAGACGAATTGAGGCCATCTTCGCCAAGCACCGACAAAGGCTGGGAAAAACCGCTTTGCTGAAAATGAAACGAGAGCaaggagagggagggggggaggagAATCTCTCTCTGGAGGAGCGACTCACTCACATGGAGGAGCAGCTGaaaaaggaggaagaaaaggaaagGACAGAGAGGGAGGCAGACAGGGAGAAAGCCAACGCATCTGTCTCGAACCCTCCGCGGCTGGAGAAGCAGGTCACATTCTCTATTGACAGTAAGAAAGGACAAGAGAAGGAAAAAGTATCGGAGAAAGAGAAAGGCAGCGATGTCATCCTTGTGGAGTACAACGAAATTGTCCAGAAACTGAGTGACGCTTTGCAGTCACTGCAGAAGGACATGCACAAACTAActgaacagcagcagcagcttctGGGCAACCAAAGACCAAGAAGCTCCCAAAAAGTCACCCCCAAGTCAAAACCTAAAAGTAACACTAAGGCATCTGCCAAAACTCCTCCTCCCACACCCACAAAGACGCCCCCAAGAACCCCTACCAAGAATCCCGGCATGAGCACCAGCAAAGCCTGGATGATTCCGACCGGTCCCAAAACTTCCTCCGTGTCTTCACCGTCCCGACGGACGCACACTCTCTCTGCCGCTACTTCGCCAAAAACAATCGTCTCCTCCTCCTGTCCTGCCCCCCGCACCAAAATCCACATCTCTTCTGTCCCCCGCAGCCCCAAACACCAACCAAGAACGCAACCCCATCCACGACCCTCGGAGCTCAAGTTTCCCCCTCTCAGTCGTGTCTTGACCCCAACTCACACCGTGGACACCCTCCCACACTTACGCAGAGTGTCACCCAGCAAGTGTCAAGTTCAAACAACGTTGTCCTTCCGCATCGGCGGACCTCGAACTCCTCAGGAGGTTTCTCAGCCAGTGCTGCAACCCGACGATAGCACCTCAGACACCGCGTCCAGCGAGACGCCAACGCAGTTTAGCCTGGAGCTCGAGCAGGATGACGTCGAGGGGGCCGTCGTGCCCATACCGCCTCACCCGAGGGCCACGAGTGGCAGCAGCTCCGGAGCTCCCTCTGAATGCTCTTTTGAGAGCGAGACTTTATCGATTTCTGCTGCATTCAGCACAGGACAGGCCAGAGGCGGAGCTGGAGGCGCCGAGAAGAATTGCAGTATGATTGAGGTGTCGCTCTCCTCCCTCGGAGGACCAGAAGGAGGCGGTGACGAACCAACGGATGAGGGGCAGGACTTTTCTTCCGACTCCATGAGTGACCAACTAGAATCCGCGGTGGAACCAGGCATCGTCATCGCTTCCGATGCCGCGGAGCAGTTGGATTCAGCCACAGAAGCTGGGAACTCTTCGGACCAACAAACGGAATCCAGCGAAGGCCAAGCAAAGGACGACGCGGAAACACTTGGAGAAACTGATGAGCTTGGAGCCAAAGGAGGGATAGGATTCTTCTTCAAG GAAGATGTAGACAACGAAAAGGAGATGGCCCAGCGCAAAGCTGTCCTTTTAGAGAGGCAGCAAAGGAGAGCTGAGGAGCTGAAGAAGCGGCGACAGGAGCAAGAACAGGAAAAAAG AATGGAATCTTCCGACAAGACCGCTTCCTCTCCCTCCAACGCACCTCACGTTGGGAACGCCTCCCCCTCTTGCACTCCTCCGGCCACTCCAGCCCGGCGTGGAGATTTCACGCGAGCCGAGTACGCCCTCCGGCATCAGCTCCGGATCATGGACGACCTGGACAAGATGTTGCAGCAGAAATCAACCAACCAGGGACGCTCGCCTGTCAGGAAGGCGCGGACGCGGGCACGGCCTCGCAGCGTCACTAGGGAGGAAACCCAGCTGTCACTGAGCCCCGCCAAGAAAGCCATTG CCCCTAAGATGACCAAATCGCACTCGTCACTCAACCTGGCAGCTGCAGATGTGCCTGGAAACAATGATGGGGATAAGAAAGTGCAAAG CCGACCTGATTCACCTGCTGGATGCGTGACGCCGAGCAAACTTGCAAAGCAGAACGGAGACTGGGAAACCGGTTCAAATGGAACCTCGCCTGCCCCAGAATACACAG GTCCAAAGCTTTTCAAAGAACCGAGCTTCAAGTCCAATAAGTTCATCATCCACAACGCTCTGTCTCGTTGCTGCTTGGCCGGGAAGGTCAACGagtcccaaaaaaacaagattgttGAG GAGATGGAGAAGAGCCCCGCCAACCACTTCCTCATCCTCTTCCGAGACGCCAGCTGCCAGTTCCGCGGCGTCTACACGGCCAACCCCGATTCGGCGGAGCTTGTGCGCTTGACCGGCGTGGGCCCCAAGACCATAAGCTCGGCCCAGGTGGAATCCATGTACAAGTACAGCTCGGACCGCAAGCAGTTCAGCGCCATCCCCTCGAAGACCATGGGCATGAGCGTGGATGCATTTACCATCCCTGGACACTTGTGGTACGGCGgaggggcggcggcggctgcgggAGGAGCAGGAGGCAGCAGGAGGGCGAGCATCACCAAGAAGGCGCTGGCTTCCAAGTGA